In the genome of Actinomycetota bacterium, the window CTTCAGGTCGTAACGCATGGTTGCCGCCGGCCGGCGGGAGTCGGCGATGCGCCCCGAGTACCTCAGGGCCCCCACCGCATCGAAGACGAACACCTGCGGGGTGACGGTGGCGCCCAGCCTCTTGGCCAGTGCCGCCCCCTCGTCCTTCAGGTAGGGGAAGTTGAACCCTCCGGTCTCCGCCCGCTTGATCATCCGGTCGTAGGTGTCCTCCGGCGACAGGTACGAGTTGTTCGGGTTGACCATCACGATCTGCAGCCCGAAGTGGTCGTACATGCGCTGGAGCCGGGCGAGCTCGCCGTCCCACGCTTTGGCGGTCGGACAGGCGTTGCCGGTGAAGATCAGGGCCAGGATCGGCTTGTCCTTGAACGAGCCGGCCGAGTACCGCTGACCGTCGACTCCCAGGAGGTCCTGGAAGTCGACAAGCGTCGTGGCCTCCGCCACGTCCGTCGGAGTCACCGGATTACCTCTTGACCTCTGCGCGGTTGCTGAAGACCGCGTTGCGGAAGGTCGAGCGCCACTTCATCCGTCCTCCGGGCTCGTTCTCCGAATGGGAGGATTGCTCCGGAGCGCGGTACGCCGGGGTGGACGGCTGCTCGGGTGCCGGCTCCACCGGCGCCGGCGACGGTTCCGGCGAACGGGCGTCGCCGGCTGAGTTCCGCTCCGGAGTCCAGCGAACCGATTTCGGGGGTTCCGGCAGCCGTCCCCCGGTTGCTGCGGCCGGAACCGGCACCCGACCGGCGGAGACCGGCGGGGCGGGGAACCGGTCGGGGAACTGCCGCACGAGACCGGCAGACAGAGCTGCCGACATCGTGAGGATCTCGGTCAGGATGTCGTCGAAGTGCCGCACATCGGCCTCCCAGTCACCCTCGAAGCGTGCCCGGACCTCTTCGAGCGTGATGAACAGGTGCTGGCCCAGCAGGTCCTGGACGTCGGCCAGCGGCCAGTAGGGGTTCAGCGCGTTCATGTAGCCGGCGATGTGGGCTGCGTTCTGGCTCCAGCGGGCCTCGAGCTCCTCGAACGGCTCGCCGAACTGCTTCTTGTTGGCCATGCCGACCATGTCGGCAGCGATGAGGATGTGCTGCTTGAGGAGCACGGTCAGCCCGGCCCCGGCCTGCTCGCCGTAGAACGGCACCAGGGCGTTGCCGATGTCCTCCTGGTTGCGGAGCAGCCGCTCGGCGGCGGCCCCGGCGTCCTCGGCCCCGGCCAGCCCGGCGACGATGTAGTTGCGGGTCCAAAAGACGTGGTCCGACCACAGGCGGTCCATCGCCCGGCGCAGTCCCCAGGCGGGGTCGTCGGTCGCAGGGTCGCCGAAGCGGTCGGAGAACTGCTTGACGATCCCGGCCGCCAGGGCGTCGGAGAGGGTCAGCAGCTCGGTCATGATGTCGTCGAAGGTTGCGATGTCCTTCGTCCACTCCTTGCTCAGGCGGGCGACGACCTCTCCCCGGGTCAGCTCGAGGTGCTGGGCGAGAAGGTCGTGCACGTCACGCTTGTCCCAGTTTGGGTTGGCGTTGCCGAGGAATTCTGCGATGTCGACGGCGTTGCGGTCCCACTTGCCGTCGGCCTCGCCGAACGCCTCGTGGTCGCCCGCCATGGCGGCTGCCACCAGGTCGACAGCAATCAGGATGTGCTGCTTCAGCAGGTCGGTCAGGGCAGCGCCGCCTTCTTCTCCGTAGAGCGGGACGATGGCGTTGCCGATGTCCTCCTGGTTGCGGAGCAGCCGGTTGGCGGCCGCGCCGACGTCGGGGGTTTGGGCAATTGCGGCAACGACGTACTCACGGGTCCAGATGGCGTGATCGGTCCAGAGGCGGTGCAACGCGTGCTGGAGCGCCTGGTCGGAACGCAGCGTGGGGGCCTGGATGGTGTCGGTGGGGTTCATCGAACTATGTCTCCTGTAACGGGGCTTAAAGCCTCTAGCGGTCTGACTTGGGGGTGGGCATCCTCAGCCCGCCGGGGATGTTGATCCCCTGGCCGGATGAGCCGCCGAAGGTGATGTGCTTCTCTGCGCCGACCGTTGCCGGTACCGGCTTGGGGGCCGGCGGAGCGTGCCGGGTGTGGGCCTCGTGGGGGACAACAACCGGGGCCCTCAGGCCGCCCGGGATGTTGACACCGTTGGATGTCTGGCCGCCGAACGTCACGTGCTTTTCGGCGCCGATGAACTCATGTTCGCCTTGCGTCATCGCAATGCACCTCCCTGAACCTAGTGCTCCGGCATCCTGGTAGCGCGGTTGCGCTTAGGTTTGCTGGGGCTCTTGTGGACGAAACAGAGGTCGTTGGAGTTGTAGATCGAGAGCGTCGTGCGGCAGCCGGGGTCGGCGCATGTGCGGCCGGCGGCGAAGGCCTTGACCGTCCGATTGTTGGTTCCGATGCGGTAGCCGTGAAATGCGACGCTGCTCATCTCGTCCTCCTAAAACCCAATCTCGTTACCTTTAGAGATTAGCGCGTTGAGGACGATAAGCAAGCGGTTTAACTAAGAATTTTGGGTTTTAGAAGGGAAATCAGGCTCTTGAGCTGCTCCGGCGGCTGAGCGTCCCCCAATCGGCGCTGAGGAAGGACGCCGCGCACGGTGTGCAGAGGTGAAGAAGGCGGAGCACCGAGGACTCGGAAACCTCCCCGTCTTCTTCGCCAAGCAGCGAAACCTCATAGGTCGACGGCTGAGGATCGCCGCAAACCCTGCAGCCAAGGAGGCGATCCAGGAACTCGCCCGGCAGCTGTGCCGACGTGAGCGCCTGGATCATCGGTTGGACTCTGGCCGACTCAACTAACCCTCCCGAATCTCAGGTGGTTAAGAACAGAACTTGCGTTGAGTCTGTTGTACTCCTCGCCCCTTAGACACCGCTTAGACCTCGGCTGGCCGCCCGAGGCTTCAGAAGAGCATCAGCGATGCAACCACCGGAGTAGCGGGCGCTACGCCTGTCCCGGATGAGCCTGTTCCGGCGAGCCTGATCGAGAGCCGGAAAACTCCATCCACGCTGTAATCCAGAGTGCTGATCCCTCCGGACTCAAGCTCGAAAGGAGTCATCGGGGTCAACATCCCGTCCCTGAGAACGGCAAACCTCACCGAGCCACCTCCCGGGGCCGAGAGCAGGCCCATGACCAACTGCACTCTTGAGTACTTCTTGTCCAGGCGAAAAGTCAGCTCGCCGGAAGACCCGCCGGACAATGAGCATCGGAAGGCGGCGTCGTACTCAACTCCGCCCAGGGTTGCCGGTCCGAAGACCCAATCGGCACCGGGTCCAACGTTCTGCCCACCGCACGGAGTTACCTCCTCGGGCTTGAGGTCGCGCCCGAGAACGGCTTTAGCGACGGCGCCCGCAGGAATCGCCGACACGACCGGCGAGGGGGCCTCTGCGAACTGGTCCGATGGTGTCGAGCCGGCCTGCGAATTTTCACCACCGCCGGTGAGCGACGGTTGCAAGGAAAGGGCTGCGATCACCGCAACCGCTGCCAGGGCGGCGAGGACCATGGTGAGAGGCCTTCGTCGTGTGGTTTCCGGGCGACCCGAGCGCCCGGCAGGCGCTTCGCCCATCCGTTGTCGAGCACCGGCGCCGGCCTGGTGCGGACTTTCTGGCTCCGCCCCGCTCGACGCCGTCGAGGACGCCGCAACGGCCGCCTCCAGGTCTTCCAGGGGAATCTGAAGAACCATGGCGAGCAACTTCATCGACTCCCCTGAGGGCCGGGTCCGCTCCGTTTCCCACCGGCTCACGGTCCGGGAGTTGACGAACACCTTCTCTGCAAGCCGGGACTGACTCAGCCCTTTCTTTTCTCTGGCCTCGTGGATCAGCCGGCCGTAACCACCAGTCCCCATGGTTTCCCTTCGTCATTACGCAGCCACATTTTGCCTTACCGGCTCCAGGTTCCGTAGCACCTCCGAATTCCACGACAGATGTCGAGACCTGTCCTGCCTCTGTCCGGCTAAATGGCCTGTCCTCTGGCGTTTGCTGGATCTGTAGACGCCCGGCCGGACATTCGCTTCGGCTCTGGACACAAACGAGAGGTGGCAGTTGCAGAACGAAGGCCCCACCCCATTTGATGGCCACATCGCCGGCCCGCACCTTCCGGTTCGTATCGGAATTGCTGGCCTGGGCGCAGTCGGTGCGTCGATCGGCCTTGACCTCGTCCGGGTGGGGTCGGATTGCACCGGCTACGACATCAATTCGGAGCACATGCGCAAAGCCGTCGACATAGGGGCAGTTACGCGCACCGTCCCGTCCTTGTCCGGCCTCGCCGGCTGCGACGCCGTCGTTCTGAGCGTCCCTCCCGGTCAGGTTGCCGAAGTCGCTGCCGCACTGAGGGAAACCTCTGACGCCACGATGATCGATGTCGCCTCGGCCAAGTCCTATCTCGCCGCCGCTATACGAGACCCGCACTTTGTCCCCAGCCACCCGATGCGAGGCACCAACTCGAGGGGTCCGGACGCGGCGCGAGAAGGGATGTTCCGGGGCGCCGCCTGGGCGATCACCCCGGTTGCTGAAACCTCCCCCCGGTCCCTGGCAATTGCCGAGAAGCTGATCCGGTCGACAGGTGCGGACCCCGTGTTCATGGACCCCTGGACCCACGACCGAATCTGCGCCCGGATCAGTCACCTGCCCCACGTACTGAGCAGCGCTTTGGTACTGGCCGCCCTTTCGCAGGAGTCGACCGAGGCGCGTCACCTGGCCGGTGCGTCCTTTAACGATCAGGCCAGATTTGCCGCAGGCAACCCGGCCCTGTGGTTCGAAATCGTCACGAGCAACAAGGAGGCAATTGTGCAAGCCCTTACCGATTACATCTCCCGGCTGGAAGGCTTTCTTCGGGACCTCAAGGATGGCGACCAGGACTCCGTCAAGGCCTTCTTCTGCTCCGCGGCCGACCTGATGGAACAAGCCGGCGGAGTCCGGTCGTGAGCCCGGTTGCCCCCGCCGATCCGGCCGGCTTCTCCCAATCGATAGGCGGAGTTGCTGCGGTTGACCGCGACTTTTCGAGCAGCCTGGTCAGCGGTTTGTCGTTCCTGGGGGTTGAGTGGGCCTTCGGTGTGCCCGGCGGAGGCATCGCGCGGATCTGGCGAGCACTCATCGAAGGAATCGGGCAGGTTTGTTTCAGCCACGAACAGGGGGCGGTTTTTGCCGCAATCGAAGCCGGTGTTGCCGGCAACCGGCCGGTCGCAGTCTTCTGCACAACCGGTCCCGGCCTCACAAACACCCTGAGCGGTCTGGTGGCTTCCCGGCACGAGGGGGCCAAGATCATCCTGATCTCGGCACGAACCTCCCCCTCGCAAACTGGGACGTGCGCCATCCAGGAGACCCCGGCGATGGTGCCGTCGGCTGACTTCTTCAGCCCGGGATGGCTCTTTGACGACGTGTTTCTCCTGGACCTGCCCGAACAGCTTGGGAGTTGCCTGCATCGCCTGAGCCGGCGGCTGCAGGCGCCGGGCGGGTACCTCGCCCATCTGAGCATCCCGGTGTCGGTTCAAAACCTGCCGGTTCCCGAGTTCGCCGTGAGACCCCGCGCTACCGCCTACCCTCCGGCCGTCGACAATTCGGCGGTGGCGGAGGCCGCAGCGCTTCTTCGAGGGCGCCGCTTCGTGGTCTGGGCCGGCCACGGTGCCCGGTCCGGCTCGCGTCAGGTCAGGGAGTTCATCGAGCGGACCGGTGCGCCCGTGCTCACCACCGCCCGAGGAAAGGGCGTGGTCTCCGACCACGACCCCCGCCTTTTGATGGTCACCGGCATGGGCGGGCACCCCGAAGCCCGGAGGTGGCTGTCCGAGTACCGGCCCGAGGTGTGCCTGGTGCTGGGCACCCGCATGGGAGAGGCCTCCGGGGGATGGGACCCCTCTTTGACACCCTCCGCAGGCTTCATCCAGGTAGACCTGAACCCGGCCGCGGACGGTCCCCGGGCCAGACACCTGATGACTATCCAGGGTGACGTCGGATCCTTCCTGGAACAGCTGACTCCCCTCATGCCTGCAGCCGCCGGACCTGTCGACTACGGCTCTCCGTATCCCGGGACGCTTGAAGCCCGGTGCGGAGGCGGGGTTCGTCCGCAGTACCTGATAGGCGCTATGGAACGGGTCCTTACCCGCAGTGGTTGCCCGATTTTGGTCGAGCCGGGCAGCTGTATGGCGTGGGCCATTCACTGGCTGCGGGCCCCGGAGCCCGGCCTCCTCAGAATCCCGTCGCAGTTCGGGTGTATGGGTCATATGACCTGTGGGGTGGTGGGCGCCGCCCTGGCCGGAGGCAGGCCGGCGGCCTGCCTGACCGGGGACGGTTCGATGCTGATGGCCGAGGAGGTCCATACCGCGGCCGACCGGGGTGTGCCGGCGATCTGGGTCGTTCTGAACAACGGCGGGCTCCAGATGGTCGAGGCGGGTATGTCGGCCAATGGGCCGTTCGGTTCTGAGGCCCGGTTCCTAAGGTGCGACTTCACAAAGCTCGCCGAGGCCTGGGGCGCTACCGGGATTGCGGTCGCTGAGGAGTGCGAGGCGGACGGCGCCTTAACGGCGGCTCTCGCCTCCGGGGGCCCGTGCATCGTCGACGTGCAGGTCGACCTGAGGGAGAGAGCGCCAATCGGCGAACGCCTCGAGACACTGGCCAGGCAACAGATAGGAGCATGAAGATGAACCGAACCGGAAGTGAGTCGGGGGACCGACCCGGCCCGGGGCAGATCGAGCCCCATGTGGGGTTCGAGGGCCTCAAGCTGCCGCCGCCGGTTGAACTCAACAGGGTTCTCAGCCGGCTGCCGGGAGAGATCGCCGGTCCATGGACGCGTTTCGCAAACGCCCTCCTTTCGTGCGGGACGCTTCCTCCCGTCCTTCGGGAGTTGGCGATACTGCGGACCGCGAACCGGCGCGGGAGCGACTACATCGTCGGGCCGCACCGCGCAATCGGCCTGCACCTGGGGTTGACCCCAGACCAGGTAGGGCTTGCCCTGGCGCCGGCGGAGCGGTTCGCCGAGACGAGCCTCGGCAGTCCATCAGAGGTGGTGGTCGCAGCGACGGACCAGATGCTGGACTTGGGAGAGGTCGACGACCGGATTCGGCGGCTCTTCGAACTTGCGGTCGGACGGGATCTGATCACCGAGTTGGCTATGGTGATCGGCCAGTACGTCACGGTCGGCCTGATATGCAAAAGCGCCGGGCTTGAACCGGAGCCGGGCTTCACGGACTGACACGGGACATCCCGTAAGCTGGCAGCCGCGGCCGAGCGCCTTAATATTTGGCAGGACTCAATTACCAGGGTCGGGCGATTGCGGGGTGGCTTGGTGGAAGTCGAAGTTTTCGGCGGGGTGCGGGTGCGGGTTGAGGGCCGCGAGGTCCGCCTGTGGCCGAGGGGATGCCACCTCCTCGGCCTTTTGGCGTTGTGCGCGGGAACCGCGGTTCCCGCCGATGTTCTCGTCTTTCATCTATGGCCCGACAAGCTTCCCGCAGACCCCGGCGGCAGTCTTCATGAGTTCATCTGCCGGTTGCGAAAGGCGCTGAGTGACGCCGGCCGATCATGGATACGCAGATCCGGTGACGGCTACAGCCTGAACATCGACGACGTCGCTCTGGACATCGCTGTCTTTCGCCGTCTTGCGGAGGCGGGCATCGCTTTGACTCACGCCGAGCCGGCTTTGTCCGAGTCCCTTCTCCGCAGTGCCCTTGCCCGATCGAACGGAGGGCTTCCCGATCTCGCTCCCGACAGCTTCGTTGCACCCCGGCTGAACGAGCTCGAGGAGTTGAAACTCAGGGCGGAAGCCACACTCAACCAGCTCTTGTCCTCTGAATCGGGCTCGGAATTGACGGCCGCAACGCTCCCACGGCCGGCAACCAACCGGCGGGTGGGGCTGGGCCTGTTGATCGACGAGCTACCTGAGATGGTCCTCGCCGAGCTCGTCTGTTCGGTTGCTGGCTGCAGCGGGTTGGTGGAGCAGCTTTCCGAAGGTGCTCTGACGGCCAGTTTTGGAGGGGTGGCACAGGCCCTTCGGGCCGCCACCGGCGCGTTGGGCATTCTGGCCCCGAGCAGCGGTCTTGCCGGGGGGGCGGTGGCCCACCTGGTGACCGACATCGGCTCGGGCGACAACCGGCGGATGCTTGACCTCGCCGCCAAAGCCCCGGATGGGGCGATCGTTGCTACGGCTGCGATCCGGCGGTTCGCCGAGATCGCCGGCAATCGTGTGGCCATGCACCCGGTGACCGAAGACCTCTGGCAGCTGGGGGGACCCCTCCAGCCTTCCGTGCAGGAGCCGGCAGCCGTCCAGTCGCCGTTTACCGGACGGTCTGAGATCCTGATCGAGCTGGCCGAGCTCCTCAAAGAGGCACCGCTCGTCACGCTGCGAGGGCCCGGGGGCATCGGCAAAACCCGCCTCGCTTCCGTTCTGGCCGGCTCGCTGGAGGGTCGGTTTGGGGAGGTCGGCCACGTCGACCTCGCCGAAGCCGACCGGTTCGGCGATCCCATCACGTTCATCGCCAACCGCCTGGGTTCTATCACCCAACCCGACCGTCCCATCCTGGACACCGTCGTCGATCGGTTGTCCAACCGAAAAATGCTCCTGGTGCTCGACAATGCCGAGGTCTTCATCGATGAGGTTCGGCGATTCTGCGACGCTGTCACCGCACGCTGCCCCGAGCTTCGGATAATCGCGACCAGCCGCTCCGCCCTGGCCGCTCGGCGGGAGAAGGTGTACGACCTCGCCGGGCTTTCCCAGCAGGACACGGCGAAGCTTCTGCTGGCGCTGGCCTTTCCCGGATCCCCGGTAAGCAGGCCGGATATCGACGACCCGGTGGTGCTGAAACTCTGCAGCCGGCTCGACGGGATACCCCTGGCCATCGAGTGTCTGGCCCCGCTGGTAGTCACGATGGGGGGACTGGCCGCTGTCGAGTCGACCCTCGACAGCCTCCCGGACGGGGCAATGCTCCCCCTACTCGATGCCGCCCAATCCGGCAGGGGCCGCCACCGCTCTATCGAGCTGGCGCTGGTCCTCAGCCACAGGACACTGACTCCCGAGGAAGCGAGGTTCTTCGAACGGCTGTCCTGCCTGAGGTCGACCTTCACGACCCACGACGCCTCGGTCGCCGTAATCGACCCGATGGACGATCTGGCGGACACTCTCAGCCGGCTTAGTGAGGTCTCGCTACTTCGATCCGAAGGACCGGACCGGTGGCGGATGCTGGAGCCGATTCGCCAGTTCGCCGCGACTCTTTTGCTGAGACGGGGAGAGGACCAGGAGCAGGCAAAACGTCACGGCCTCTACTTCGTTGAGTTTGCCGAACGGTCGGCCTCCGAGTTGAGAAGCCCGAATGAGGCGAAGTGGTTCGAGCGCCTGACCACCGCCTACCCCAACCTGGTTGCAGCGTTGACGTGGGCAATCCGCAACGGCCGCGCCGAGGACGCCCTGAGGCTGAGCAGCTCCCTGCACTGGTACTGGGCGGCGCTGGGAATGAATATCGAAGGGGCTTCAGCCCTGGAGCGTGCCCTGGAGCTTCCCGGCGGAGACTTCAGGACCAGAGCCAAGGCGCTGTGTGCCCTCGCCCATCTCTCGTGGTGGGCGGGCGACCCAGTCAGGTGCGAATCCGCCAACCTCGAGGCCCTGGGAATGGTTCTCGACCGTACGGATGCCGAAACGGATCTCATCGTTCTGGAGGCCTGGGCACGCTCGGGTATCGCCGCGTCCCGCCTGTGGGGCGGCGGCCAGATCGGCGAGCTGGCTGGCCACCTCGAGATAGCGGAAGCCCTGTTCACTCAGGTCGGGGACCAGGCGGGCCTGGGAATTGCGCTGGGCACCCACGGCGCCTTGGCCTGGCACTATGGGGACGACGAAACGCACCTGGTGAAGAGCGAATCCTCACTGGCGGCCTGCCGAAAAGCGGCACATCAGACGATGATCGGCCAAATGAAGCGGGATTGCGGGCTTGCCCTCGGGAAACTGGGAAGGTTCCACGAAGGCCGCCGGTTGATCCATGACGGGCTTCGAATGGCCCGGCGCCTCGGCGATACCGGGGGGCTGCCGATGGGCTACGGATTCCTCGGTCTCCTGGAGGTGTACGCCGGGCGTCGGGCCGAAGCGACCGACGCTTTTCTCAACTCCCTCAGACACAACCGGGAGCCGGCTCAGAAGTGGGCCGGCATCATCGCAGTTGCTTTTGCGGCCGGAAACGTAGTCGAGTCGAGGCCGGCCCAGTGCCTATCCCTATGCGCCTACGTAGAGAAACAGGGTGCCGAGACCGGAATCGGCCTCGCTCCCAGGGAACACAGCGAGTTCGTGAGAACTAAACAGGTTGCGGTCGCCGCTTTGGAGTCCGAAGAACGGCTGCTGGCCATCGAACGTGGGGAGGCAATGACCTTGGCCCAGGCAATGGAGGTCGCCTCGACCCTGCTGGAGGGGTAAGGGCCTTGAGGATCAGCTGGCTTTGACGCCCAGTTCCTCTATCCGCTGCGCCAGCTCGTCCAGCGACAGATCCAGCACGCTGGCCAGGACCCGAAGGTCGTCGCTCCGGATCGTCAGTACCTTGCCGTTGAAGTCGTTCCGGCGGATCTGCACCAGGTTCAGGTAGCGCTGCAGAACCATGCCGTCCGGGTCGTCGCTCTGCTCCAGCTGGCGCAGGTCGATTCGCAGCTTCTCCAGGCTCATCTCCAGAGGGATCTCCGCCTTGTCCCCGCTGCGGGGCAGAAGATGGTCAACCGGCACCTGATACAGGCGCGCCAGGCGCTCCAGGCGGGGCACCGAGATGCTGCGCTCCCCACGCTCGTAGGCGCCCAGAACCGAGGCTTTGAACTCCATCTTTGAGGCACTTTGGACGTCGTGAAGGGAAAGGCCTTTCTGGAGTCGGATGTTGCGAAGGCGCTCCCCGACCATTGATGCGTAACTCATGTAGGCAAACCCCCCAATCCCCGCACTTCTTATCAATGCTGGTCACAAAGGGTGACCGCATACCCGCCCAACTACCACCCTATGTGACTCTACGTCACTTTGTCGGATTTGCCTAGCGAAGTTGTCAACCGAAGCGATTGAGGTGGTGCATTACGACCGCCGAGAGAGCCAATCCGGCGGTCTCCGTGCGTAGAATCTGCCCTCCCAGTGTGACCGGCCGGGCTCCCGCATCGACCAGCTGGCCGATCTCGTCCCGGGACAGCCCGCTCTCCGGGCCGACGACGATTCCGACCTCCGGCACGTCGCCCAGGTCCATCAGCGCGGCCCCCAACGACAACTTGGCCTGCGGGTCGGCGACCAGCACCGCCGGCATCGAGCCCACCCGCTCCAGCAACGCCTTCCGCCCGAGCGGGCCCGTCACCACCGGAAGCCATGCCCGCTCCGACTGTTTCGACGCCGCGTGCGCCACCCGCTCCCACCGAAGCCGGACCGTGTTGGCCTTCGACTCG includes:
- a CDS encoding prephenate dehydrogenase, coding for MQNEGPTPFDGHIAGPHLPVRIGIAGLGAVGASIGLDLVRVGSDCTGYDINSEHMRKAVDIGAVTRTVPSLSGLAGCDAVVLSVPPGQVAEVAAALRETSDATMIDVASAKSYLAAAIRDPHFVPSHPMRGTNSRGPDAAREGMFRGAAWAITPVAETSPRSLAIAEKLIRSTGADPVFMDPWTHDRICARISHLPHVLSSALVLAALSQESTEARHLAGASFNDQARFAAGNPALWFEIVTSNKEAIVQALTDYISRLEGFLRDLKDGDQDSVKAFFCSAADLMEQAGGVRS
- a CDS encoding helix-turn-helix domain-containing protein; translated protein: MGTGGYGRLIHEAREKKGLSQSRLAEKVFVNSRTVSRWETERTRPSGESMKLLAMVLQIPLEDLEAAVAASSTASSGAEPESPHQAGAGARQRMGEAPAGRSGRPETTRRRPLTMVLAALAAVAVIAALSLQPSLTGGGENSQAGSTPSDQFAEAPSPVVSAIPAGAVAKAVLGRDLKPEEVTPCGGQNVGPGADWVFGPATLGGVEYDAAFRCSLSGGSSGELTFRLDKKYSRVQLVMGLLSAPGGGSVRFAVLRDGMLTPMTPFELESGGISTLDYSVDGVFRLSIRLAGTGSSGTGVAPATPVVASLMLF
- a CDS encoding NB-ARC domain-containing protein is translated as MEVEVFGGVRVRVEGREVRLWPRGCHLLGLLALCAGTAVPADVLVFHLWPDKLPADPGGSLHEFICRLRKALSDAGRSWIRRSGDGYSLNIDDVALDIAVFRRLAEAGIALTHAEPALSESLLRSALARSNGGLPDLAPDSFVAPRLNELEELKLRAEATLNQLLSSESGSELTAATLPRPATNRRVGLGLLIDELPEMVLAELVCSVAGCSGLVEQLSEGALTASFGGVAQALRAATGALGILAPSSGLAGGAVAHLVTDIGSGDNRRMLDLAAKAPDGAIVATAAIRRFAEIAGNRVAMHPVTEDLWQLGGPLQPSVQEPAAVQSPFTGRSEILIELAELLKEAPLVTLRGPGGIGKTRLASVLAGSLEGRFGEVGHVDLAEADRFGDPITFIANRLGSITQPDRPILDTVVDRLSNRKMLLVLDNAEVFIDEVRRFCDAVTARCPELRIIATSRSALAARREKVYDLAGLSQQDTAKLLLALAFPGSPVSRPDIDDPVVLKLCSRLDGIPLAIECLAPLVVTMGGLAAVESTLDSLPDGAMLPLLDAAQSGRGRHRSIELALVLSHRTLTPEEARFFERLSCLRSTFTTHDASVAVIDPMDDLADTLSRLSEVSLLRSEGPDRWRMLEPIRQFAATLLLRRGEDQEQAKRHGLYFVEFAERSASELRSPNEAKWFERLTTAYPNLVAALTWAIRNGRAEDALRLSSSLHWYWAALGMNIEGASALERALELPGGDFRTRAKALCALAHLSWWAGDPVRCESANLEALGMVLDRTDAETDLIVLEAWARSGIAASRLWGGGQIGELAGHLEIAEALFTQVGDQAGLGIALGTHGALAWHYGDDETHLVKSESSLAACRKAAHQTMIGQMKRDCGLALGKLGRFHEGRRLIHDGLRMARRLGDTGGLPMGYGFLGLLEVYAGRRAEATDAFLNSLRHNREPAQKWAGIIAVAFAAGNVVESRPAQCLSLCAYVEKQGAETGIGLAPREHSEFVRTKQVAVAALESEERLLAIERGEAMTLAQAMEVASTLLEG
- a CDS encoding thiamine pyrophosphate-binding protein; the encoded protein is MSPVAPADPAGFSQSIGGVAAVDRDFSSSLVSGLSFLGVEWAFGVPGGGIARIWRALIEGIGQVCFSHEQGAVFAAIEAGVAGNRPVAVFCTTGPGLTNTLSGLVASRHEGAKIILISARTSPSQTGTCAIQETPAMVPSADFFSPGWLFDDVFLLDLPEQLGSCLHRLSRRLQAPGGYLAHLSIPVSVQNLPVPEFAVRPRATAYPPAVDNSAVAEAAALLRGRRFVVWAGHGARSGSRQVREFIERTGAPVLTTARGKGVVSDHDPRLLMVTGMGGHPEARRWLSEYRPEVCLVLGTRMGEASGGWDPSLTPSAGFIQVDLNPAADGPRARHLMTIQGDVGSFLEQLTPLMPAAAGPVDYGSPYPGTLEARCGGGVRPQYLIGAMERVLTRSGCPILVEPGSCMAWAIHWLRAPEPGLLRIPSQFGCMGHMTCGVVGAALAGGRPAACLTGDGSMLMAEEVHTAADRGVPAIWVVLNNGGLQMVEAGMSANGPFGSEARFLRCDFTKLAEAWGATGIAVAEECEADGALTAALASGGPCIVDVQVDLRERAPIGERLETLARQQIGA
- a CDS encoding transcriptional regulator — its product is MSYASMVGERLRNIRLQKGLSLHDVQSASKMEFKASVLGAYERGERSISVPRLERLARLYQVPVDHLLPRSGDKAEIPLEMSLEKLRIDLRQLEQSDDPDGMVLQRYLNLVQIRRNDFNGKVLTIRSDDLRVLASVLDLSLDELAQRIEELGVKAS
- a CDS encoding redoxin family protein: MTPTDVAEATTLVDFQDLLGVDGQRYSAGSFKDKPILALIFTGNACPTAKAWDGELARLQRMYDHFGLQIVMVNPNNSYLSPEDTYDRMIKRAETGGFNFPYLKDEGAALAKRLGATVTPQVFVFDAVGALRYSGRIADSRRPAATMRYDLK
- a CDS encoding RsmE family RNA methyltransferase; this translates as MSPTDHHGHFFTTPDLLTDTTVYLRGPDAHHLRVRRAKQGDKIHIGDGFGRIAEAIIFTSTGAEVIATVSEMKVVPPPSTRLVVFQGLAKSGKVDWIVEKLVELGVDEIVVFSAGRSVPVWDESKANTVRLRWERVAHAASKQSERAWLPVVTGPLGRKALLERVGSMPAVLVADPQAKLSLGAALMDLGDVPEVGIVVGPESGLSRDEIGQLVDAGARPVTLGGQILRTETAGLALSAVVMHHLNRFG
- a CDS encoding carboxymuconolactone decarboxylase family protein — translated: MNRTGSESGDRPGPGQIEPHVGFEGLKLPPPVELNRVLSRLPGEIAGPWTRFANALLSCGTLPPVLRELAILRTANRRGSDYIVGPHRAIGLHLGLTPDQVGLALAPAERFAETSLGSPSEVVVAATDQMLDLGEVDDRIRRLFELAVGRDLITELAMVIGQYVTVGLICKSAGLEPEPGFTD